A genomic window from Lotus japonicus ecotype B-129 chromosome 1, LjGifu_v1.2 includes:
- the LOC130732891 gene encoding FBD-associated F-box protein At5g60610-like, with translation MLKKISGSATGGDRNMVDVDVISTLPDELLYHILSFLPTKQALATGVLSKRWANLPRPLQVLHLDEDGSNPTRCRSFISLVDTLMLSHHNQHISITSLHLKYNGSSHLLSRFKLDQWMAAAKQRHIQDLTLSLPSFHLPPCILTSQTLVLLDLTSLFIQPSSSVHLPSLKTLRLQQITFDSPHDPLRLLSLCPVLEDFHAAHFYFRQHDHATYFTPLPNKNLIKANIFSTTHLPLPMSAFLNLEFLDITKGTFNGDAFPTFNNLIHLNIYETSFRGWDLAVHVLQKCPKLQILNMRTGQREEDWIFDWGYEGPNREDWEYPAYVPECVSSHLRIISLSDYGGWEDDLRFAAYILQKARVLQVMTIHCFDMCYCNSYHRRLVEILSSYPKISHACELSVVTKGNKENEASPWWAPDRPFMFIAASLYFLYLVQR, from the exons AT GCTTAAAAAAATTTCTGGCTCCGCCACTGGTGGTGATCGAAACATGGTTGATGTTGATGTTATCAGCACCTTACCAGATGAGTTATTGTATCACATACTCTCTTTTCTCCCAACGAAACAAGCTTTGGCCACCGGAGTTCTTTCCAAGAGGTGGGCTAACCTACCCCGGCCTTTGCAAGTCCTTCACCTTGATGAAGATGGTTCTAATCCCACACGCTGCCGTTCCTTCATAAGCCTAGTGGACACACTTATGCTCTCCCATCACAACCAACACATTAGTATCACATCCCTGCACCTCAAATACAACGGTTCTTCACATCTTTTGTCACGGTTCAAACTCGACCAGTGGATGGCCGCCGCGAAACAACGTCACATTCAGGATTTGACACTCTCACTGCCAAGCTTTCACTTGCCGCCTTGCATTCTGACCTCCCAAACTCTCGTACTCCTCGATCTCACTTCTTTATTtattcaaccttcatcttccgTTCATCTTCCGTCCCTCAAAACCCTTCGTTTGCAACAAATTACTTTCGACAGCCCTCATGATCCACTCAGGCTTCTTTCTCTGTGTCCTGTTCTAGAGGATTTCCACGCTGCACACTTTTATTTTAGACAACATGATCATGCAACATACTTTACACCCTTACCCAACAAAAACTTGATCAAAGCAAACATATTTTCCACAACCCATCTTCCTCTTCCCATGTCCGCATTTCTAAATCTCGAGTTTCTTGACATAACcaag GGTACATTTAATGGCGATGCCTTCCCAACATTTAACAACTTAATCCACTTAAACATCTACGAAACTTCATTTCGTGGATGGGATCTGGCAGTGCATGTGCTACAGAAATGTCCCAAGCTTCAAATTCTTAACATGAGAACG GGCCAACGTGAGGAGGATTGGATATTTGATTGGGGATATGAGGGTCCTAACCGCGAGGATTGGGAATATCCGGCTTATGTTCCTGAATGTGTTTCGTCACACCTGAGAATAATTTCCCTTAGTGACTATGGAGGCTGGGAAGATGATCTTCGATTTGCAGCATACATCCTGCAAAAGGCGAGGGTTTTACAGGTCATGACAATCCATTGTTTCGATAtgtgttactgtaatagctatCACCGCCGACTTGTTGAAATATTGTCCTCCTACCCAAAGATCTCTCATGCATGTGAACTTTCAGTTGTTACTAAAG GAAATAAAGAGAATGAAGCTAGCCCATGGTGGGCGCCGGATAGACCTTTTATGTTTATAGCAGCTTCGTTATATTTTCTATATTTAGTTCAAAGATAG
- the LOC130732890 gene encoding uncharacterized WD repeat-containing protein C17D11.16: MIAAISWIPKGASKAEPVLAAPPSKEEVEELITLHAQSVMEEESDNEDEMVDEGDTSNNKHSEEVAQALAVANAIGKTSTDQYDDIALALKALNMDNYDDEEDGVELFSSGVGDLYYGSNEEDPYIKDKNDDDEEELEDLIIHPTDSVIVCARYEDDLNLLEVWILEDAGTPEMNTYTHHDIIIPAFPLCTAWLDCPLKGGEKGNFLAVGSMEPSIEIWDLDVLDEVQPCVVLGGIEKKKKGKAGTKKSIKYKDGSHTDSVLGLAWNKEYRNILASASADKRVKIWDVVAEKCDITMEHHTDKVQAVAWNHFQPQVLLTGSFDHTVALKDGRMPSHSGYRWSVNSDVESLAWDPHTEHSFVVSLDDGTVKCFDIRTAQSNPTSELSSAASTFTLHAHDKAVTSVSYNPSAPNLLATGSMDKTVKLWDLSNNQPSCVASKNPKVGAVFSVVFSQDNPFLLAIGGSKGDLDVWNTLSESGVSQRFKNRTQSAS; the protein is encoded by the exons ATGATTGCGGCAATTTCATGGATACCGAAAGGTGCATCGAAGGCGGAACCCGTTCTCGCTGCACCTCCTTCCAAGGAAGAAGTTGAAGAACTCATCACCCTCCACGCTCAGAG TGTGATGGAGGAAGAGAGTGATAATGAAGATGAGATGGTGGATGAAGGTGATACCAGCAACAACAAACACAGTGAAGAAGTTGCGCAGGCATTAGCCGTCGCGAATGCTATTGGCAAAACCTCCACGGATCAATATGACGATATTGCCCTTGCCCTCAAGGCCCTCAACATGGATAATTATGATGATGAGGAAGATG GAGTGGAGCTATTTAGTTCTGGGGTTGGTGATCTTTACTATGGAAGCAACGAAGAGGACCCATATATCAAAGATAAAAAT gatgatgatgaggaagagCTTGAAGATTTGATCATTCATCCGACTGATTCGGTCATTGTTTGTGCGCGTTATGAGGATGACCTCAATCTTCTTGAG GTTTGGATACTAGAGGATGCCGGTACACCTGAAATGAACACGTATACTCATCATGATATCATAATTCCAGCATTTCCCCTCTGCACTGCTTGGCTTGACTGCCCCCTTAAAGGAGGAGAAAAAG GGAACTTCTTAGCTGTTGGATCAATGGAACCTTCCATAGAAATTTGGGACCTTGATGTT CTTGATGAGGTTCAGCCATGCGTGGTGTTGGGTGGcattgagaaaaagaaaaaggggaAAGCAGGGACAAAG AAATCAATCAAATACAAAGATGGCAGTCACACTGACTCAGTACTTGGTCTTGCATGGAACAAGGAGTACAG GAATATACTTGCAAGTGCCAGTGCTGACAAGCGAGTAAAGATTTGGGATGTTGTTGCTGAGAAGTGTGATATTACGATGGAGCACCACACTGACAAG GTTCAAGCAGTTGCTTGGAATCATTTTCAACCCCAGGTTCTTCTTACTGGTTCGTTTGATCATACTGTTGCCTTG AAGGATGGAAGGATGCCATCACATTCTGGCTATAGGTGGTCAGTCAATTCTGATGTAGAAAGCTTGGCATGGGATCCTCACACAGAACACTCTTTTGTG GTGAGTCTTGATGATGGCACTGTCAAGTGTTTTGATATTCGAACTGCCCAGTCTAATCCCACATCTGAGCTGAGTTCTGCAGCTTCTACTTTTACCCTCCATGCACATGACAAAGCTGTTACCTCAGTATCCTATAATCCGTCAGCACCCAAT CTTCTTGCCACTGGATCCATGGACAAAACG GTAAAGCTTTGGGATTTGTCGAACAACCAACCATCTTGTGTAGCATCAAAAAATCCGAAAGTA GGGGCTGTGTTTTCTGTTGTTTTCTCACAGGATAACCCCTTCTTGTTGGCTATTGGAGGCTCGAAGGGAGACTTGGAT GTATGGAACACCTTATCTGAATCCGGGGTCTCTCAAAGATTTAAGAATAGAACTCAATCTGCGTCTTGA
- the LOC130732892 gene encoding polygalacturonase-like, with protein sequence MDMRLSPTAIVLFLFLLSGSAHSIVFDITTFGGAPNSDITQAFLSAWKQACASTRPSKIVISEGTYEMNAVDVKGPCKAPIEIQVDGTIQAPTNPFALDGAFQWVTIGYVDYFTLSGRGTFDGRGATAWKLQEECGTNPACTKRSMNIGFNFMKHSVVRSVTSKDSKFFHVSLLGCTDFTFDDFKISAPGDSINTDGIHIAKSTDVKILNSDIATGDDCVSLGDGNKQITIQNVKCGPGHGFSVGSLGTNPNEEPVENLIVKNCTLTNTQNGVRIKTWPNAPGTSPVTNLTFEDITMVNVYNPVIIDQQYCPFEICSKQSPSKIKISNVKFKNIKGTSETKEGVILNCSSGVPCEGVELSDISLTFDGAPAVAKCANVKPIIIGKAPSCRA encoded by the exons ATGGATATGAGACTGAGCCCCACAGCAATTGTTCTATTCTTATTTTTGCTTTCTGGTTCAGCTCATTCCATTGTCTTTGATATAACAACATTTGGTGGAGCACCAAATTCGGACATAACACAG GCTTTCTTAAGTGCTTGGAAACAAGCATGTGCATCAACAAGACCAAGCAAAATTGTGATTTCTGAAGGGACATACGAGATGAATGCAGTAGATGTTAAAGGTCCTTGTAAGGCTCCCATAGAGATTCAAGTTGATGGCACAATTCAAGCACCAACAAACCCATTTGCACTTGATGGGGCTTTCCAATGGGTTACAATTGGATATGTTGACTACTTTACCTTATCAGGAAGAGGTACTTTTGATGGTCGAGGTGCAACTGCTTGGAAACTTCAAGAAGAATGTGGAACAAACCCAGCTTGCACGAAGCGTTCCATG AACATtggttttaatttcatgaaacaTTCAGTTGTTCGGAGTGTAACTTCAAAGGACAGCAAATTTTTTCATGTTAGCCTTTTGGGTTGCACCGACTTCACATTTGATGACTTCAAGATCAGTGCTCCAG GTGATAGCATCAACACTGATGGAATCCATATTGCAAAATCAACTGATGTGAAAATTCTTAACAGCGACATTGCCACCGGAGATGACTG CGTCTCATTGGGAGATGGCAACAAACAAATTACTATCCAAAATGTGAAATGTGGACCTGGACATGGCTTTAGTGTTGGAAGCTTGGGAACGAACCCAAATGAAGAGCCTGTTGAGAATTTAATAGTCAAGAATTGTACTTTGACAAATACCCAAAATGGTGTGAGGATCAAAACATGGCCTAATGCTCCAGGAACTTCTCCTGTTACAAACTTGACCTTTGAAGACATTACCATGGTTAATGTCTATAACCCGGTGATCATAGATCAACAATATTGTCCTTTTGAGATATGCTCAAAACAG AGTCCATCAAAAATCAAGATAAGCAATGTTAAATTCAAGAACATTAAGGGCACATCAGAAACCAAGGAAGGAGTGATTCTTAATTGTAGCAGTGGGGTTCCATGTGAGGGTGTGGAACTAAGTGATATTTCTCTTACATTCGATGGAGCTCCAGCAGTTGCTAAATGTGCAAATGTGAAACCCATTATTATAGGAAAAGCTCCTAGTTGTAGGGCTTGA
- the LOC130732888 gene encoding nuclear pore complex protein NUP96 isoform X2: MTGIEASLPVLLSPGYYTKPSLKELRARELVDPGYCSRVPDFTVGRFGYGFVRFLSETDVRGLGLDEIVEFHRHEVVVYGDENDKPEVGEGLNKAAEVVLVLDSGMLKSREWGEDVLVKKLKQIAERQGAKFVSFDAVTGEWKFMVQHFSRFGFGDDDEEDIVMNDAEIYDAEKESPIDTDGLELSHSLPAHLRLDPVKMKEMRLLMFHDEEEDMEDSDQKSSSGKEYVRPLQRSAQEVTHRSTPPTVRKTPFPLLEYKRGNFDSDSPGAILMAQQHKGMPLRTVKAQGFKLDLKHETPVSGNYAHNIVDAGLFMGKSFRVGWGPNGVLVHSGAPVGSGGSHTLLSSVINLEKVAFDNSVRDENKKVSEELVDSALVSPLNFHKGINHVMKEVEIGHCKLTLQKLEADRTTLSEISHQYCDVIERQLSVPGLSSSARLGLTHQVMTWELIRVLFADRRPKSPVESLGADNEEDMMQDTKEVSQDVDQEALPLMRRAEFSYWLRESVSYHVQNQISSLNDSHYLEHIFLLLTGRQLDEAVQLAVSKGDVRLACLLSQAGGSTVNRSDIARQLDVWRNKGLDFSFIEKDRLRLYELLSGNVHDALHDIKIDWRRFLGLLTWYKLPPDTSLSITFQTYKHFLDEGAAPYPVPLFIDEGTPEEAVSWKADKHFDISFYLMLLHASEEKEFSSLKAMFSAFSSTPDPLDYHMIWHQREVLEAVGVISSNDLHILDMGFVSQLLCLGKCHWAIYVVLHLPLREDYPYLHVNLIREILFQYCETWSSDESQYRFIEDLGIPTEWMHEALAIYHNYNGNLSEALEQFLQCANWQKAHTIFITSVAHKLFLEDKHTEIWRIATYMEDHKSEIENWELGAGIYISFYLMRNSLQGDADAMTEMDSLQSKNAACQSFVSQLNESLAVWGVRLPVDARVVYSKMGGEICDFLLSTLGEGANRDEQFNCFDTAFSAPIPEDLRSGHLQDAVCLYTSYLSEIALRNSTICHL, encoded by the exons ATGACAGGAATTGAAGCTTCCTTGCCTGTTTTGTTGTCGCCTGGTTATTACACGAAGCCGTCGTTGAAGGAACTGAGGGCGCGAGAACTTGTTGATCCCGGTTACTGCAGTCGTGTGCCGGATTTTACGGTTGGAAGATTCGGCTATGGATTCGTGAGGTTTCTAAGTGAAACTGATGTTAGAGGGTTAGGTCTAGATGAAATTGTGGAGTTTCATAGGCATGAGGTAGTTGTGTATGGTGATGAGAATGATAAGCCTGAAGTTGGGGAGGGGCTTAACAAGGCGGCTGAAGTGGTTTTGGTGCTGGACAGTGGAATGTTGAAGTCTAGGGAGTGGGGCGAAGATGTTCTGGTGAAGAAGTTGAAACAAATTGCAGAGAGGCAAGGAGCAAAGTTTGTTTCCTTTGATGCTGTGACTGGTGAGTGGAAATTCATGGTTCAACATTTCAGTAGGTTTGGGTTTGGTGACGATGATGAAGAAGACATTGTTATGAATGATGCTGAGATATATGACGCTGAGAAGGAATCTCCGATAGATACTGATGGGCTTGAGCTTTCTCATTCTCTTCCTGCTCATCTTAGACTTGATCCTGTTAAGATGAAAGAAATGAGATTGTTGATGTTTCATGATGAAGAAGAGGATATGGAGGACTCAGATCAGAAATCATCTTCTGGTAAGGAGTATGTGAGGCCTTTACAACGTTCTGCTCAGGAAGTGACCCATAGATCTACTCCGCCAACTGTTCGAAAAACTCCATTTCCATTACTTGAGTATAAACGCGGGAATTTTGATTCAGATTCCCCTGGAGCCATTTTGATGGCTCAGCAACATAAGGGCATGCCTCTAAGGACAGTAAAAGCACAAGGTTTTAAGCTAGACCTCAAGCATGAAACTCCAGTATCTGGAAACTATGCTCACAACATAGTGGATGCTGGTCTGTTTATGGGCAAGTCCTTTCGAGTTGGGTGGGGACCGAATGGGGTTCTCGTACATTCTGGTGCGCCTGTAGGAAGTGGTGGCAGTCACACGCTATTATCATCTGTTATCAATTTGGAGAAAGTTGCTTTTGACAATTCGGTCagggatgaaaataaaaaagtgagTGAGGAACTTGTAGACTCTGCTCTGGTTTCTCCGTTAAATTTTCACAAAGGAATAAACCATGTGATGAAAGAAGTTGAAATTGGTCACTGCAAGTTGACACTTCAAAAGCTTGAAGCTGATCGTACAACCCTGTCAGAGATTTCTCATCAGTACTGTGATGTCATCGAGAGACAATTAAGTGTTCCTGGACTATCTTCCTCTGCCCGGTTGGGTTTGACTCACCAAGTAATGACCTGGGAGTTAATTAGAGTTCTTTTTGCTGATAGAAGACCAAAAAGTCCAGTAGAATCTTTGGGTGCTGACAATGAGGAAGATATGATGCAGGATACGAAGGAAGTTAGTCAAGATGTTGATCAAGAAGCACTCCCTCTTATGAGGAGGGCAGAGTTCAGTTATTGGTTGCGTGAGAGTGTTTCCTATCATGTTCAAAATCAAATAAGCTCTCTAAATGACTCTCATTATCTAGAACATATTTTTCTGCTCTTGACTGGGCGACAACTGGATGAAGCAGTGCAGCTGGCTGTTTCGAAAGGAGATGTGAGGTTGGCTTGTTTGTTAAGTCAGGCCGGTGGTTCTACAGTGAATCGCTCTGATATTGCAAGGCAACTTGATGTCTGGAgaaacaaagggcttgattttAGTTTCATTGAAAAGGACAGATTGAGACTCTATGAATTGCTTTCTGGAAATGTTCATGATGCTTTGCATGATATCAAAATTGACTGGAGGAGGTTCTTAGGTTTATTAACGTGGTACAAATTACCACCTGATACTTCATTATCCATCACTTTTCAGACTTATAAGCATTTTCTTGATGAGGGAGCAGCTCCATATCCTGTTCCCCTTTTTATTGATGAAGGAACACCAGAGGAGGCTGTCAGTTGGAAAGCAGATAAACACTTTGACATCTCATTTTATCTCATGCTTCTTCATGCTAGTGAAGAGAAGGAATTCAGCTCTCTGAAGGCTATGTTTAGTGCTTTCTCGTCAACCCCTGATCCACTTGACTATCATATGATCTGGCATCAACGCGAAGTCTTGGAAGCAGTTGGTGTTATCAGTTCTAATGATCTTCATATTCTAGACATGGGATTTGTGTCTCAGCTTCTGTGCTTAGGCAAATGCCATTGGGCCATATATGTGGTCCTTCACTTGCCCCTTCGTGAAGATTATCCATATCTTCACGTAAATCTGATTCGGGAAATATTGTTCCAATACTGTGAAACTTGGAGTTCAGATGAATCTCAATATCGTTTCATCGAGGATTTAGGCATTCCCACAGAATGGATGCATGAGGCTTTG GCAATTTATCATAATTATAATGGGAATCTCTCAGAAGCCCTTGAGCAATTTCTTCAGTGTGCTAATTGGCAGAAAGCTCATACCATTTTTATAACTTCAGTTGCACATAAGTTATTCTTGGAAG ACAAACACACTGAGATATGGCGGATTGCAACTTACATGGAGGACCATAAATCTGAAATTGAAAACTGGGAGTTGGGAGCTGgaatttatatttcattttatttgatGAGAAACTCACTTCAGGGAGATGCTGATGCCATGACTGAAATG GATTCTCTTCAAAGTAAAAATGCTGCTTGTCAGAGTTTTGTCAGTCAGTTAAATGAATCTCTGGCAGTTTGGGGTGTCAGATTACCAGTTGATGCAAG GGTGGTATATTCAAAAATGGGAGGCGAGATATGTGATTTTCTGCTATCTACTTTAGGTGAGGGTGCTAACCGTGATGAGCAGTTTAACTGTTTTGACACTGCTTTCAGTGCTCCCATTCCAGAAGACCTACGCTCTGGTCACTTGCAGGATGCAGTGTGTCTGTATACCAGCTATTTGTCAGAAATTGCTCTACGTAATTCCACAATCTGCCATTTATAG
- the LOC130732888 gene encoding nuclear pore complex protein NUP96 isoform X1, whose product MECGAGYISDSFVLHSCKKRRVSECCVMTGIEASLPVLLSPGYYTKPSLKELRARELVDPGYCSRVPDFTVGRFGYGFVRFLSETDVRGLGLDEIVEFHRHEVVVYGDENDKPEVGEGLNKAAEVVLVLDSGMLKSREWGEDVLVKKLKQIAERQGAKFVSFDAVTGEWKFMVQHFSRFGFGDDDEEDIVMNDAEIYDAEKESPIDTDGLELSHSLPAHLRLDPVKMKEMRLLMFHDEEEDMEDSDQKSSSGKEYVRPLQRSAQEVTHRSTPPTVRKTPFPLLEYKRGNFDSDSPGAILMAQQHKGMPLRTVKAQGFKLDLKHETPVSGNYAHNIVDAGLFMGKSFRVGWGPNGVLVHSGAPVGSGGSHTLLSSVINLEKVAFDNSVRDENKKVSEELVDSALVSPLNFHKGINHVMKEVEIGHCKLTLQKLEADRTTLSEISHQYCDVIERQLSVPGLSSSARLGLTHQVMTWELIRVLFADRRPKSPVESLGADNEEDMMQDTKEVSQDVDQEALPLMRRAEFSYWLRESVSYHVQNQISSLNDSHYLEHIFLLLTGRQLDEAVQLAVSKGDVRLACLLSQAGGSTVNRSDIARQLDVWRNKGLDFSFIEKDRLRLYELLSGNVHDALHDIKIDWRRFLGLLTWYKLPPDTSLSITFQTYKHFLDEGAAPYPVPLFIDEGTPEEAVSWKADKHFDISFYLMLLHASEEKEFSSLKAMFSAFSSTPDPLDYHMIWHQREVLEAVGVISSNDLHILDMGFVSQLLCLGKCHWAIYVVLHLPLREDYPYLHVNLIREILFQYCETWSSDESQYRFIEDLGIPTEWMHEALAIYHNYNGNLSEALEQFLQCANWQKAHTIFITSVAHKLFLEDKHTEIWRIATYMEDHKSEIENWELGAGIYISFYLMRNSLQGDADAMTEMDSLQSKNAACQSFVSQLNESLAVWGVRLPVDARVVYSKMGGEICDFLLSTLGEGANRDEQFNCFDTAFSAPIPEDLRSGHLQDAVCLYTSYLSEIALRNSTICHL is encoded by the exons ATGGAATGCGGTGCAGGATACATTTCTGATTCTTTCGTTCTGCACAGTTGCaagaaaagaagggtttctGAATGCTGCGTCATGACAGGAATTGAAGCTTCCTTGCCTGTTTTGTTGTCGCCTGGTTATTACACGAAGCCGTCGTTGAAGGAACTGAGGGCGCGAGAACTTGTTGATCCCGGTTACTGCAGTCGTGTGCCGGATTTTACGGTTGGAAGATTCGGCTATGGATTCGTGAGGTTTCTAAGTGAAACTGATGTTAGAGGGTTAGGTCTAGATGAAATTGTGGAGTTTCATAGGCATGAGGTAGTTGTGTATGGTGATGAGAATGATAAGCCTGAAGTTGGGGAGGGGCTTAACAAGGCGGCTGAAGTGGTTTTGGTGCTGGACAGTGGAATGTTGAAGTCTAGGGAGTGGGGCGAAGATGTTCTGGTGAAGAAGTTGAAACAAATTGCAGAGAGGCAAGGAGCAAAGTTTGTTTCCTTTGATGCTGTGACTGGTGAGTGGAAATTCATGGTTCAACATTTCAGTAGGTTTGGGTTTGGTGACGATGATGAAGAAGACATTGTTATGAATGATGCTGAGATATATGACGCTGAGAAGGAATCTCCGATAGATACTGATGGGCTTGAGCTTTCTCATTCTCTTCCTGCTCATCTTAGACTTGATCCTGTTAAGATGAAAGAAATGAGATTGTTGATGTTTCATGATGAAGAAGAGGATATGGAGGACTCAGATCAGAAATCATCTTCTGGTAAGGAGTATGTGAGGCCTTTACAACGTTCTGCTCAGGAAGTGACCCATAGATCTACTCCGCCAACTGTTCGAAAAACTCCATTTCCATTACTTGAGTATAAACGCGGGAATTTTGATTCAGATTCCCCTGGAGCCATTTTGATGGCTCAGCAACATAAGGGCATGCCTCTAAGGACAGTAAAAGCACAAGGTTTTAAGCTAGACCTCAAGCATGAAACTCCAGTATCTGGAAACTATGCTCACAACATAGTGGATGCTGGTCTGTTTATGGGCAAGTCCTTTCGAGTTGGGTGGGGACCGAATGGGGTTCTCGTACATTCTGGTGCGCCTGTAGGAAGTGGTGGCAGTCACACGCTATTATCATCTGTTATCAATTTGGAGAAAGTTGCTTTTGACAATTCGGTCagggatgaaaataaaaaagtgagTGAGGAACTTGTAGACTCTGCTCTGGTTTCTCCGTTAAATTTTCACAAAGGAATAAACCATGTGATGAAAGAAGTTGAAATTGGTCACTGCAAGTTGACACTTCAAAAGCTTGAAGCTGATCGTACAACCCTGTCAGAGATTTCTCATCAGTACTGTGATGTCATCGAGAGACAATTAAGTGTTCCTGGACTATCTTCCTCTGCCCGGTTGGGTTTGACTCACCAAGTAATGACCTGGGAGTTAATTAGAGTTCTTTTTGCTGATAGAAGACCAAAAAGTCCAGTAGAATCTTTGGGTGCTGACAATGAGGAAGATATGATGCAGGATACGAAGGAAGTTAGTCAAGATGTTGATCAAGAAGCACTCCCTCTTATGAGGAGGGCAGAGTTCAGTTATTGGTTGCGTGAGAGTGTTTCCTATCATGTTCAAAATCAAATAAGCTCTCTAAATGACTCTCATTATCTAGAACATATTTTTCTGCTCTTGACTGGGCGACAACTGGATGAAGCAGTGCAGCTGGCTGTTTCGAAAGGAGATGTGAGGTTGGCTTGTTTGTTAAGTCAGGCCGGTGGTTCTACAGTGAATCGCTCTGATATTGCAAGGCAACTTGATGTCTGGAgaaacaaagggcttgattttAGTTTCATTGAAAAGGACAGATTGAGACTCTATGAATTGCTTTCTGGAAATGTTCATGATGCTTTGCATGATATCAAAATTGACTGGAGGAGGTTCTTAGGTTTATTAACGTGGTACAAATTACCACCTGATACTTCATTATCCATCACTTTTCAGACTTATAAGCATTTTCTTGATGAGGGAGCAGCTCCATATCCTGTTCCCCTTTTTATTGATGAAGGAACACCAGAGGAGGCTGTCAGTTGGAAAGCAGATAAACACTTTGACATCTCATTTTATCTCATGCTTCTTCATGCTAGTGAAGAGAAGGAATTCAGCTCTCTGAAGGCTATGTTTAGTGCTTTCTCGTCAACCCCTGATCCACTTGACTATCATATGATCTGGCATCAACGCGAAGTCTTGGAAGCAGTTGGTGTTATCAGTTCTAATGATCTTCATATTCTAGACATGGGATTTGTGTCTCAGCTTCTGTGCTTAGGCAAATGCCATTGGGCCATATATGTGGTCCTTCACTTGCCCCTTCGTGAAGATTATCCATATCTTCACGTAAATCTGATTCGGGAAATATTGTTCCAATACTGTGAAACTTGGAGTTCAGATGAATCTCAATATCGTTTCATCGAGGATTTAGGCATTCCCACAGAATGGATGCATGAGGCTTTG GCAATTTATCATAATTATAATGGGAATCTCTCAGAAGCCCTTGAGCAATTTCTTCAGTGTGCTAATTGGCAGAAAGCTCATACCATTTTTATAACTTCAGTTGCACATAAGTTATTCTTGGAAG ACAAACACACTGAGATATGGCGGATTGCAACTTACATGGAGGACCATAAATCTGAAATTGAAAACTGGGAGTTGGGAGCTGgaatttatatttcattttatttgatGAGAAACTCACTTCAGGGAGATGCTGATGCCATGACTGAAATG GATTCTCTTCAAAGTAAAAATGCTGCTTGTCAGAGTTTTGTCAGTCAGTTAAATGAATCTCTGGCAGTTTGGGGTGTCAGATTACCAGTTGATGCAAG GGTGGTATATTCAAAAATGGGAGGCGAGATATGTGATTTTCTGCTATCTACTTTAGGTGAGGGTGCTAACCGTGATGAGCAGTTTAACTGTTTTGACACTGCTTTCAGTGCTCCCATTCCAGAAGACCTACGCTCTGGTCACTTGCAGGATGCAGTGTGTCTGTATACCAGCTATTTGTCAGAAATTGCTCTACGTAATTCCACAATCTGCCATTTATAG